In the genome of Hippoglossus hippoglossus isolate fHipHip1 chromosome 4, fHipHip1.pri, whole genome shotgun sequence, one region contains:
- the dock7 gene encoding dedicator of cytokinesis protein 7 isoform X5, whose protein sequence is MAERRAFAQKISRTVAAEVRKQIAGQYGGSPQLFKNLNVGTTTSNTVPLTEAVEPVDFEEYLITHPPIVESGPLRDLIEFPPDDIEVIYTPRECRTVVQAVPEEGDTDVHVRDCVRSYTEDWAIVNRKYHKLGTGFNPNTLDKQKERQKGLPKQVFEADEMPDSSSYQDDQDDLKRRSMSIDDTPRGSWACSIFDLKNSLPDALLPHLLDRAPNDEIDRHNEELRKANRHRELFALHPALDEEEPIERHCVPEVPKEHFGQRLLVKCLSLKFEIEIEPIFASLALYDVKEKKKISENFFFDLNSEQTKGLLRPHIQTAAISTLARSAIFSITYPSQDVFLVIKLEKVLQQGDIGECAEPYMVFKESDAAKNKEKLEKLRGQSEQFCQRLGRYRMPFAWTAIHLMNIVNSAGSLERDTELEMSLSERKGSWSERRNSSIMGRRSLERTTSGDESCSLTGFRPATLTITNFFKQEGDRLSDEDLYKFLADMRRPSSVLRRLRPITAQLKLDISPAPENPHYCLTPDLHQVKPYPDSRVRPTREILEFPARDVYVPNTTYRNLLYVNPQSLNFANRQGSARNITVKVQFMNGEDPNNAMPVIFGKSSCADFAKEAYTAVVYHNRSPDFHDEIKIKLPASLSDHHHILFTFYHVSCQQKQNTPLETPVGYTWIPMLQSGRLRTGHFCLPVSLEKPPQSYSVLSPDVPLPGMKWVDNHRGVFNVEVVSVSGLHTQDQYLDKFFALVHALDEHMFPVRIGDMRIMENNLEAELKSSIAALNSSQLEPVVRFLHLLLDKLVLLVVRPPVIAGQIVNLGQASFEVMASIVNRLHKYLDSSQDMHGRNSLLSSYIHYVFRLPSTDPNAPSPDTNSSSTGPGGLGGSVHYATMARSAVRPASLNLNRSRSLSNSNPDISGTPTSPDDEVRSIIGSKGLDRSNSWVTTMGCKSAPWGSSPGSAPETMQAMERCGNRMSSHTESTSFLQTLTGRLPTKKLFHEELALQWVVSSGSVREGALQQAWFFFELMVKSIIHHLYFTERLESPRKNRFPERFMDDITALVSTIAGDVVSRFQKDLELVERLNTSLAFFLNDLLSVMDRGFVFTLIRAYWKQVSTKLYTLQNPNLESLRLDFLRIVCSHEHYVTLNLPCSLLTPPASPSPSVSSATSQSSGFSTHVQDQKIANMFELSVPFREQHYLAGLVLSELSVILDPENEGMFGLHKKVVSVVHNLLSSHDSDPRYADPEVKARVAMLYLPLIGIIMETLPQLHDFTESHNQWGRPGCPQGAAAGSTGEEAEGEGNSIISQTVAMAIAGTSTPSPISRPSSFLLNSQASRQHGTFSAESSRSLLICLLWVLKNADEMVLQKWFTDLSVSQLNRLLDLLYLCVSCFEYKGKKAFERMNSLTFKKSKDMKAKLEEAILGSIGARQEMVRRSRGQLERSPSGSAFGSQENLRWRKDMTHWRQNSERMDKSHRSVRTRAELEHEALIDGNLATEANIIILDTLEIVVQTVSVTESKESILGGVLKVLLHSMACNQSALYLQHCFATQRALVSKFPELLFEEETEQCADLCLRLLRSCSSSISTIRAHASASLYLLMRQNFEIGNNFARVKMQVTMSLSSLVGTSQNFNEEFLRRSLKTILTYAEEDLELRETTFPDQVQDLVFNLHMILSDTVKMKEHQEDPEMLIDLMYRIAKGYQTSPDLRLTWLQNMAGKHSERNNHAEAAQCLVHSAALVAEYLSMLEDRKYLPVGCVTFQNISSNVLEESAVSDDVVSPDEEGICSGKYFTEIGLVGLLEQAAASFSMAGMYEAVNEVYKVLIPVHEANRDAKKLSTIHGKLQEAFGKIVHQSTGWERMFGTYFRVGIYGSKFGDLDEQEFVYKEPAITKLAEISHRLEGFYGERFGEEQVEVIKDSNPVDKCKLDPNKAFIQITYVEPYFDTYEMKDRITYFDKNYNLRRFVYCTPFTLDGRAHGDLHEQYKRKTILTTSHAFPYIKTRINIIHKEEVISTPIEVAIEDMQKKTQELAFATHQDPSDAKMLQMVLQGSVGTTVNQGPLEVAQVFLSEIPSDPKLYRHHNKLRLCFKDFTKRCEDALRKNKSLIGPDQKEYQRELERNYHRLKEALQPLINRKIPQLYKPVLQVNSHRDSFSRMSLRRLDI, encoded by the exons GGACACTGATGTTCACGTCAGAGACTGTGTCAGATCCTACACAGAAGACTGGGCCATCGTCAACAGAAA ATATCACAAACTCGGTACGGGTTTCAACCCCAACACTCTGGACAAGCAGAAGGAGCGTCAGAAAGGCCTGCCCAAGCAAGTGTTCGAGGCTGATGAGATGccagacagcagcagctacCAGGACGACCAG GATGACTTGAAGCGGCGGTCGATGTCGATAGACGACACACCGCGCGGCAGCTGGGCCTGCAGCATCTTCGACTTGAAGAACTCCCTCCCCGATGCCCTCCTTCCTCACCTGCTCGACCGCGCTCCCAACGACGAGATCGACAGGCACAACGAAGAGCTTCGCAAAGCCAACCGCCACCGCGAACTCTTCGCTCTGCACCCGGCCCTCGATGAG GAAGAGCCCATTGAGCGCCACTGTGTGCCTGAAGTACCCAAAGAACACTTTGGCCAGAGGCTACTCGTCAAGTGCTTGTCCTTGAA GTTCGAGATCGAAATTGAACCCATATTTGCTAGTTTGGCCTTATACGATgtcaaggaaaagaaaaag ATATCGGAGAACTTTTTCTTTGACCTGAACTCCGAGCAGACGAAGGGGCTGCTGCGTCCACACATTCAGACAGCGGCCATCTCTACACTGGCTCGCTCGGCCATATTTTCCATTACCTATCCCTCCCAGGATGTCTTCCTCGTCATCAAG CTGGAAAAAGTTCTCCAGCAAGGTGATATCGGAGAGTGTGCCGAGCCCTACATGGTCTTCAAAGAGTCAGACGCTGCCAAG AATaaagagaagctggagaagctTCGCGGCCAGTCGGAGCAGTTCTGCCAACGGCTCGGTCGCTACCGAATGCCCTTCGCTTGGACCGCCATCCACCTGATGAACATTGTTAACAGTGCCGGCAGTTTGGAGAGAGACACGGAGCTGGAGATGAGCCTCTCAG agagaaaaggctCATGGTCAGAGCGAAGAAACTCGAGCATCATGGGAAGACGCTCCCTGGAGAGGACCACCAGTGGAGATGAGTCATGCAGTCTGACGGGCTTTAGACCTGCAACACTCACCATCACCAACTTCTTCAAACAG gagggAGACAGACTGAGCGATGAAGACTTGTACAAGTTTCTAGCAGATATGAGAAGACCCTCTTCGGTTCTGAGGAGACTCAGACCCATCACAG CCCAGTTGAAGTTGGACATTTCCCCAGCTCCAGAGAACCCCCACTATTGCTTGACCCCTGACCTCCATCAAGTTAAACCTTACCCGGACAGTAGGGTACGTCCCACCAGGGAGATCCTGGAGTTCCCTGCAAGGGATGTCTACGTGCCAAACACCACATACAG gaatCTGCTTTATGTGAACCCTCAAAGTCTTAACTTCGCCAACCGCCAAGGCTCCGCCcgcaacatcacagtgaaagtGCAATTCATGAATGGAGAGGATCCTAACAATGCAATGCCG GTGATATTTGGGAAGTCCAGTTGTGCAGATTTCGCGAAAGAGGCCTACACTGCTGTGGTGTACCATAACAG ATCACCTGACTTCCACGATGAGATCAAGATCAAGTTGCCAGCCTCCCTGTCGGACCACCACCACATTCTCTTCACCTTTTACCACGTCAGCTGCCAGCAGAAGCAGAACACACCTCTGGAGACCCCTGTGGGATACACG TGGATCCCCATGTTGCAGAGCGGGCGTCTGCGGACGGGACACTTCtgtcttcctgtgtctctgGAGAAACCACCACAATCCTACTCTGTTCTCTCCCCAGAT GTTCCTCTCCCGGGGATGAAGTGGGTGGATAACCATCGAGGAGTATTCAATGTGGAAGTGGTGTCTGTTTCAGGCTTACACACACAG GACCAGTACCTGGATAAGTTCTTTGCCTTGGTTCACGCCCTGGATGAGCACATGTTCCCAGTCAGAATAGGAGACATGCGCATCATGGAGAACAACCTGGAGGCCGAGCTCAAGTCCAGCATTGCGGCTCTAAACTCTTCCCAGCTGGAGCCGGTGGTTCGATTCCTTCACCTCCTACTGGACAAGTTGGTTTTGCTCGTAGTGCGGCCGCCGGTCATCGCTGGACAGATAG TGAATCTGGGCCAGGCATCCTTCGAGGTCATGGCATCCATAGTGAACCGGCTTCATAAGTACCTGGACAGCAGCCAGGACATGCATGGCCGCAACAGCCTGCTGTCCTCTTACATCCACTATGTCTTCCGCTTGCCGAGCACCGACCCCAACGCGCCATCGCCAG ACACCAACTCATCCTCAACAG GCCCGGGAGGGTTGGGAGGTTCGGTTCACTACGCCACCATGGCCCGCTCGGCTGTTCGACCCGCCAGCCTCAACCTCAACCGCTCCCGCAGCCTTAGCAACAGCAACCCTGACATTTCCGGGACGCCCACCTCTCCTGACGACGAGGTCCGCTCCATCATTGGCAGCAAG GGCTTAGACCGCTCCAACTCGTGGGTGACCACCATGGGCTGTAAGAGTGCCCCCTGGGGATCCAGCCCTGGGTCCGCTCCAGAAACCATGCAG GCCATGGAGCGCTGTGGCAATCGCATGTCTTCGCACACTGAGAGCACCAGTTTCTTGCAAACTTTAACAGGACGGTTGCCCACAAAAAAG CTCTTCCACGAGGAGCTGGCGCTCCAGTGGGTGGTGAGCAGCGGGAGCGTCCGGGAGGGCGCTCTACAGCAGGCCTGGTTCTTCTTTGAACTCATG GTGAAGAGCATCATCCACCACCTTTACTTCACCGAGCGCCTCGAGTCGCCCAGGAAGAACCGCTTTCCAGAACGCTTtatggatgacatcacagcccTGGTCAGCACCATCGCCGGGGACGTTGTTTCTCGCTTCCAGAAG GACCTGGAGCTCGTGGAGAGACTAAACACGAGTCTGGCTTTCTTTCTCAATGACTTGCTGTCAGTGATGGACCGAGGCTTCGTCTTCACCCTCATCAGGGCATACTGGAAACAG GTGTCCACAAAGCTTTACACTCTGCAGAACCCCAACCTGGAGTCTTTGAGGCTGGATTTCTTGAGAATCGTCTGCAGCCATGAACACTATGTCACCCTCAATCTGCCTTGCAGCCTGCTGACACCGCCGGCCTCCCCTTCCCCCTCCGTGTCCTCAGCAACGTCACAG AGCTCTGGGTTCTCCACACATGTCCAGGACCAGAAGATAGCCAACATGTTTGAGCTGTCCGTCCCCTTCAGAGAGCAACACTATCTGGCTGGACTGGTGCTCTCTGAGCTGTCGGTGATACTGGACCCAGAGAATGAGGG gaTGTTTGGTCTACATAAGAAAGTCGTGAGTGTCGTCCATAACCTCCTGTCCAGCCACGACTCTGACCCCCGCTATGCAGATCCAGAGGTCAAGGCCCGGGTCGCCATGCTCTACCTGCCTCTGATCGGTATCATCATGGAAACGCTACCACAGCTCCACGACTTCACAG AGTCCCATAACCAGTGGGGTCGGCCAGGTTGTCCCCAGGGGGCAGCGGCGGGCAGCACTGGAGAGGAGGCCGAGGGAGAGGGCAACAGTATAATCAGCCAaactgttgccatggcgatAGCAGGCACTTCCACCCCATCACCAATTTCCCGACCAAGCAGCTTCTTGCTCAACTCGCAG GCGAGTCGTCAGCACGGAACCTTCTCGGCCGAATCAAGTCGCAGTCTGCTCATCTGTCTGCTGTGGGTGCTGAAGAACGCCGACGAGATGGTGTTGCAGAAGTGGTTCACAGACCTGTCGGTGTCTCAGCTCAACCGCCTGCTGGACCTTCTCTACCTCTGTGTCTCCTGCTTCGAATACAAG GGGAAGAAGGCGTTCGAGCGAATGAACAGCCTGACCTTTAAAAAGTCCAAAGACATGAAGGCCAAGCTGGAAGAGGCCATACTGGGCAGCATCGGGGCCAGACAGGAGATGGTGCGGCGCAGCCGGGGACAGCTTG AGCGGAGTCCATCTGGCAGTGCGTTTGGAAGTCAGGAGAACCTTCGATGGAGGAAGGACATGACCCACTGGAGACAAAACAGCGAGAGGATGGACAA gAGTCACAGATCAGTCAG GACCAGGGCAGAGTTGGAGCACGAAGCACTTATTGATGGAAACCTTGCAACAGAGGCCAACATAATTATTCTTGACACATTGGAGATCGTTGTGCAG ACGGTATCAGTGACTGAGTCCAAGGAGAGCATCTTGGGTGGGGTGCTGAAGGTGCTGCTGCACAGCATGGCCTGCAACCAGAGCGCCCTCTACCTCCAGCACTGTTTTGCCACACAGAGGGCGCTGGTGTCTAAG TTTCCTGAGCTGCTGTTCgaggaggagacggagcagTGCGCTGACCTGTGCCTGAGACtcctgaggagctgcagcagcagcatcagcaccatcAGGGCCCACGCCAGCgcctctctctacctcctcatGAGGCAAAACTTTGAAATAGGCAAC AATTTTGCGAGAGTAAAGATGCAGGTGACCATGTCTCTTTCCTCGCTCGTGGGAACCTCTCAGAATTTCAATGAGGAGTTCCTGCGTCGCTCTCTAAAGACCATCCTCACATACGCAGAGGAGGACCTGGAGCTGAGGGAGACCACGTTCCCAGACCAG GTCCAGGACCTTGTGTTTAACCTGCACATGATCCTCTCTGACACAGTGAAGATGAAGGAGCACCAGGAAGATCCTGAGATGCTGATAGATCTCATGTACAG GATTGCGAAGGGTTACCAGACCTCTCCAGACTTGAGACTGACATGGCTCCAGAACATGGCTGGAAAACACTCCGAGAGGAATAACCACGCCGAGGCTGCCCAGTGTCTTGTGCACAGCGCTGCTCTGGTTGCAGAATACCTGAGCATGCTGGAGGACCGCAAGTATCTGCCTGTGGGCTGCGTCACCTTCCAG AACATTTCCTCCAACGTGCTGGAGGAATCTGCAGTCTCTGATGACGTGGTGTCACCGGATGAAGAGGGCATTTGCTCAGGAAAGTACTTCACTGAGATCGGTCTGGTAGGACTCCTGGAGCAGGCTGCCGCCTCCTTCTCCATG GCTGGCATGTACGAGGCAGTAAACGAAGTATACAAGGTACTGATCCCCGTCCACGAAGCCAACAGGGATGCAAAAAAGCTGTCGACCATTCATGGTAAACTACAGGAAGCCTTTGGGAAAATAGTTCaccag AGTACTGGCTGGGAG AGGATGTTTGGTACGTACTTCAGAGTCGGAATTTACGGTTCAAAATTCGGCGACTTGGACGAGCAGGAGTTTGTGTACAAAGAGCCGGCCATCACGAAGCTGGCCGAGATCTCTCACAGGCTCGAG GGTTTCTATGGGGAGCGATTTGGAGAGGAGCAGGTAGAAGTCATTAAAGACTCCAACCCGGTGGACAAGTGCAAGCTGGATCCAAACAAG GCCTTTATCCAGATCACATATGTGGAGCCGTACTTCGACACGTACGAGATGAAGGACCGCATCACCTACTTTGACAAGAACTACAACCTGCGGCGTTTTGTGTACTGCACGCCTTTCACCCTGGACGGGCGGGCGCACGGCGATCTGCACGAACAGTACAAACGCAAGACCATCCTCACCACCTCCCACGCCTTCCCTTACATCAAGACACGGATCAACATCATCCACAAAGAGGAG GTTATCTCCACACCCATCGAGGTGGCGATAGAGGACATGCAGAAGAAGACTCAGGAGTTGGCCTTCGCCACCCACCAGGACCCTTCTGATGCCAAGATGCTGCAGATGGTCCTGCAGGGATCCGTTGGTACAACGGTCAACCAG GGTCCTTTGGAGGTGGCCCAGGTTTTCCTGTCAGAAATCCCCAGTGACCCCAAACTGTACAGACACCACAATAAGCTTCGGCTCTGCTTCAAAGACTTCACCAAGAG GTGTGAAGATGCCCTGCGTAAAAACAAGAGCCTGATTGGTCCGGACCAGAAGGAGTACcagagggagctggagaggaaCTACCACCGGCTGAAGGAGGCGCTGCAGCCGCTCATCAACAGAAAGATCCCTCAGCTTTATAAACCTGTACTGCAGGTCAACTCGCACAG AGATTCCTTCAGCAGAATGAGTCTTCGTAGGCTTGACATCTGA